One genomic segment of Ictidomys tridecemlineatus isolate mIctTri1 chromosome Y, mIctTri1.hap1, whole genome shotgun sequence includes these proteins:
- the LOC101958131 gene encoding uncharacterized protein LOC101958131 isoform X1: MISVTFEDVAVNFMQEEWDLLDASQKNLYRDVMLEVLRNLASIGNKCDEKNIENQIKNSGSNLRQITSHYVPERYKHEEREEKPCELKLYRKSLVSLKTVHTQMLTQTGDGPYESTVCGKVISCSNDIQRHEDSHTGWQPDECQQCDEASSSPTDVQNHTRTHRGGKAFQCEVCGKAFHSPTLFRIHERTHSGEKSHECKEGGKTLVSPTGLHSHVITHTGKVLFKCNVCGKDFAYRSLFRIHQRKHTGEKPYQCQQCGKAYTTSTYLQIHEQIHAGEKPNECQQCGKVFTTSSSLHTHERTHTGEKPFECNQCGKAFAQSSTLHKHKKTHTKKKPYECQQCGKACPSLSYLQRHERRHTGEKPYECTQCGKAFTRSNRLHSHEKSHTVEKPYECQQCGKAFSTSSYLQIHERTHSGEKPYECKQCGKAFALSSTLHSHKKTHTKKKPYKCQQCGKVFTTSFQLHRHERTHSGEKPYECKQCGKAFTNSSILHRHERTHMKKKAYKCQQCGKAFTTLSYLQIHEQIHTGEKTNECQQCGKVFTTSSSLHRHEWIHTGEKPYECKQCGKAFTNSSILHRHEKTHTREKPYECQQCGKACSTLTFLQRHEQIHTGDKPNECQQCGKVFTSSYNLHRHERTHTGEKPYECKQCGKAFTRSTHLHSHEKTHTGEKPYECQQCGKAFSTSSYLQIHVRTHSGEKPYECKQCGKAFIMSSKLHRHEKTHTGEKPYECQQCGKAFSTSSYLQIHERTHTGEKPYECKQCGKAFTDSSILHRHERKHTSDKSYGCQQCSKVFTDSSKFHRHERTHTREKSYECQQCGKACPTLSYLQRHEQIHTGQNPKECKQCGKVFTYSSNLHRHERTHTGEKPYECKQCGKAFTRSTHLHSHEKTHTGEKPYKCKQCGKAFTQSHHLHRHEKKHTGEKPYEYQCGKPLDTSSEPHIHGSIHAEEKPNEYQQCGKVFFLLFLSQT, encoded by the coding sequence GCAGATCACATCTCACTATGTCCCCGAACGCTACAAGCATGAAGAACGTGAGGAGAAGCCATGTGAATTGAAACTATACaggaaatctctggtttctctcaaAACTGTTCACACACAAATGTTAACACAAACTGGAGATGGACCCTATGAGAGTACAGTATGTGGAAAAGTCATCAGTTGTTCCAATGACATTCAAAGGCATGAAGATTCTCATACTGGGTGGCAACCtgatgaatgtcaacaatgtgatGAAGCCTCATCTTCTCCCACAGATGTTCAAAATCACACAAGAACACATAGGGGAGGTAAAGCTTTTCAAtgtgaggtatgtgggaaagcctttcatTCCCCCACTTTATTTAgaatacatgaaagaactcattctGGAGAGAAATCCCATGAGTGTAAAGAAGGTGGTAAAACCTTGGTTTCACCCACAGGTCTACACAGTCACGTGATCACGCACACTGGgaaagtactttttaaatgtaacgtatgtgggaaagactttgctTACCGAAGTTTATTTAgaatacatcagagaaaacatactggagagaagccctatcaatgtcaacaatgtggaaaagcctatACTACTTCAacttaccttcagatacatgaacaaatccatgctggagagaagcccaatgaatgccaacaatgtggaaaagtcttcactacTTCTTCTTCCCTTCACACACATGAACggactcatactggagagaagccttttGAATGCAAtcagtgtggcaaagcttttgctcAATCATCTACCCTTCACAAACATAAAAAAACTCATACGAAaaagaaaccctatgaatgtcaacaatgtgggaaagcctgcCCTAGTTTGTCTTACCTTCAGAGACATGAACGTaggcatactggagagaagccctatgaatgtacgcagtgtggcaaagccttcactcggTCCAATcgccttcactcacatgaaaaaTCTCATACTgtggagaagccctatgaatgtcaacaatgtgggaaagccttcagtacttcttcctaccttcagatacatgagcGGACTCATagtggggagaagccctatgagtgtaaacagtgtggcaaagcttttgctcTGTCGTCTACCCTTCACTCACATAAAAAAACTCATACGAAAAAGAAACCCTataaatgtcaacaatgtggaaaagtcttcactacTTCTTTTCAGCTTCATAGACATGAACGAACGcatagtggagagaagccctatgaatgcaagcagtgtggcaaagccttcactaaCTCCTCTAtacttcacagacatgaaagaacacatatgaaaaagaaagcctataaatgtcaacaatgtgggaaagccttcactactttgtcttaccttcagatacatgaacaaatccatactggagagaagaccaatgaatgccaacaatgtggaaaagtcttcactacTTCTTCTTCCCTTCATAGACATGAatggattcatactggagagaagccctatgaatgtaagcagtgtggcaaagccttcactaaCTCCTCTATacttcacagacatgaaaaaactcatactagagagaaaccctatgaatgccaacaatgtgggaaagcctgcAGTACTTTGACTTTCCTTCAGAGACATGAACAAATCCATACTGGAGACAAGCCCAATGAAtgccaacaatgtggaaaagtcttcactTCTTCTTACaaccttcacagacatgaacgaacgcatactggagagaagccctatgaatgtaagcagtgtggcaaagccttcactcggTCCActcaccttcactcacatgaaaaaactcatactggggagaagccctatgaatgtcaacaatgtgggaaagccttcagtactTCTTCCTACCTTCAGATACATGTACGGACTCATagtggggagaagccctatgaatgtaagcagtgtggcaaagccttcattATGTCCTCTAaacttcacagacatgaaaaaactcatactggggagaaaccctatgaatgtcaacaatgtgggaaagccttcagtacttcttcctaccttcagatacatgagcggactcatactggggagaagccctatgaatgtaagcaatgtgggaaagccttcactgaCTCCTCTAtacttcacagacatgaaagaaaacatactaGTGACAAATCCTATGGATGTCAACAATGTAGCAAAGTTTTCACTGACTCCTCTAAATttcacagacatgaaagaacacatactagagagaaatcctatgaatgtcaacaatgtgggaaagcctgcCCTACTTTGTCTTACCTTCAGAGACATGAACAAATCCATACTGGACAGAATCCGAAGgaatgcaaacaatgtggaaaagtcttcactTATTCTTCTaaccttcacagacatgaacggacgcatactggagagaagccctatgaatgtaagcagtgtggcaaagccttcactcggTCTActcaccttcactcacatgaaaaaactcatactggggagaagccctataaatgtaagcagtgtggcaaagccttcactcaaTCCCATCAtcttcacagacatgaaaaaaagcatactggagagaagccttatgaataTCAGTGTGGAAAACCCCTTGACACATCCAGTGAACCTCACATACATGGAAGTATTCATGCAGAAGAGAAGCCTAATGAAtaccaacaatgtggaaaagtctttttcttactttttctttcacAGACATGA
- the LOC101958131 gene encoding uncharacterized protein LOC101958131 isoform X2 produces the protein MLTQTGDGPYESTVCGKVISCSNDIQRHEDSHTGWQPDECQQCDEASSSPTDVQNHTRTHRGGKAFQCEVCGKAFHSPTLFRIHERTHSGEKSHECKEGGKTLVSPTGLHSHVITHTGKVLFKCNVCGKDFAYRSLFRIHQRKHTGEKPYQCQQCGKAYTTSTYLQIHEQIHAGEKPNECQQCGKVFTTSSSLHTHERTHTGEKPFECNQCGKAFAQSSTLHKHKKTHTKKKPYECQQCGKACPSLSYLQRHERRHTGEKPYECTQCGKAFTRSNRLHSHEKSHTVEKPYECQQCGKAFSTSSYLQIHERTHSGEKPYECKQCGKAFALSSTLHSHKKTHTKKKPYKCQQCGKVFTTSFQLHRHERTHSGEKPYECKQCGKAFTNSSILHRHERTHMKKKAYKCQQCGKAFTTLSYLQIHEQIHTGEKTNECQQCGKVFTTSSSLHRHEWIHTGEKPYECKQCGKAFTNSSILHRHEKTHTREKPYECQQCGKACSTLTFLQRHEQIHTGDKPNECQQCGKVFTSSYNLHRHERTHTGEKPYECKQCGKAFTRSTHLHSHEKTHTGEKPYECQQCGKAFSTSSYLQIHVRTHSGEKPYECKQCGKAFIMSSKLHRHEKTHTGEKPYECQQCGKAFSTSSYLQIHERTHTGEKPYECKQCGKAFTDSSILHRHERKHTSDKSYGCQQCSKVFTDSSKFHRHERTHTREKSYECQQCGKACPTLSYLQRHEQIHTGQNPKECKQCGKVFTYSSNLHRHERTHTGEKPYECKQCGKAFTRSTHLHSHEKTHTGEKPYKCKQCGKAFTQSHHLHRHEKKHTGEKPYEYQCGKPLDTSSEPHIHGSIHAEEKPNEYQQCGKVFFLLFLSQT, from the coding sequence ATGTTAACACAAACTGGAGATGGACCCTATGAGAGTACAGTATGTGGAAAAGTCATCAGTTGTTCCAATGACATTCAAAGGCATGAAGATTCTCATACTGGGTGGCAACCtgatgaatgtcaacaatgtgatGAAGCCTCATCTTCTCCCACAGATGTTCAAAATCACACAAGAACACATAGGGGAGGTAAAGCTTTTCAAtgtgaggtatgtgggaaagcctttcatTCCCCCACTTTATTTAgaatacatgaaagaactcattctGGAGAGAAATCCCATGAGTGTAAAGAAGGTGGTAAAACCTTGGTTTCACCCACAGGTCTACACAGTCACGTGATCACGCACACTGGgaaagtactttttaaatgtaacgtatgtgggaaagactttgctTACCGAAGTTTATTTAgaatacatcagagaaaacatactggagagaagccctatcaatgtcaacaatgtggaaaagcctatACTACTTCAacttaccttcagatacatgaacaaatccatgctggagagaagcccaatgaatgccaacaatgtggaaaagtcttcactacTTCTTCTTCCCTTCACACACATGAACggactcatactggagagaagccttttGAATGCAAtcagtgtggcaaagcttttgctcAATCATCTACCCTTCACAAACATAAAAAAACTCATACGAAaaagaaaccctatgaatgtcaacaatgtgggaaagcctgcCCTAGTTTGTCTTACCTTCAGAGACATGAACGTaggcatactggagagaagccctatgaatgtacgcagtgtggcaaagccttcactcggTCCAATcgccttcactcacatgaaaaaTCTCATACTgtggagaagccctatgaatgtcaacaatgtgggaaagccttcagtacttcttcctaccttcagatacatgagcGGACTCATagtggggagaagccctatgagtgtaaacagtgtggcaaagcttttgctcTGTCGTCTACCCTTCACTCACATAAAAAAACTCATACGAAAAAGAAACCCTataaatgtcaacaatgtggaaaagtcttcactacTTCTTTTCAGCTTCATAGACATGAACGAACGcatagtggagagaagccctatgaatgcaagcagtgtggcaaagccttcactaaCTCCTCTAtacttcacagacatgaaagaacacatatgaaaaagaaagcctataaatgtcaacaatgtgggaaagccttcactactttgtcttaccttcagatacatgaacaaatccatactggagagaagaccaatgaatgccaacaatgtggaaaagtcttcactacTTCTTCTTCCCTTCATAGACATGAatggattcatactggagagaagccctatgaatgtaagcagtgtggcaaagccttcactaaCTCCTCTATacttcacagacatgaaaaaactcatactagagagaaaccctatgaatgccaacaatgtgggaaagcctgcAGTACTTTGACTTTCCTTCAGAGACATGAACAAATCCATACTGGAGACAAGCCCAATGAAtgccaacaatgtggaaaagtcttcactTCTTCTTACaaccttcacagacatgaacgaacgcatactggagagaagccctatgaatgtaagcagtgtggcaaagccttcactcggTCCActcaccttcactcacatgaaaaaactcatactggggagaagccctatgaatgtcaacaatgtgggaaagccttcagtactTCTTCCTACCTTCAGATACATGTACGGACTCATagtggggagaagccctatgaatgtaagcagtgtggcaaagccttcattATGTCCTCTAaacttcacagacatgaaaaaactcatactggggagaaaccctatgaatgtcaacaatgtgggaaagccttcagtacttcttcctaccttcagatacatgagcggactcatactggggagaagccctatgaatgtaagcaatgtgggaaagccttcactgaCTCCTCTAtacttcacagacatgaaagaaaacatactaGTGACAAATCCTATGGATGTCAACAATGTAGCAAAGTTTTCACTGACTCCTCTAAATttcacagacatgaaagaacacatactagagagaaatcctatgaatgtcaacaatgtgggaaagcctgcCCTACTTTGTCTTACCTTCAGAGACATGAACAAATCCATACTGGACAGAATCCGAAGgaatgcaaacaatgtggaaaagtcttcactTATTCTTCTaaccttcacagacatgaacggacgcatactggagagaagccctatgaatgtaagcagtgtggcaaagccttcactcggTCTActcaccttcactcacatgaaaaaactcatactggggagaagccctataaatgtaagcagtgtggcaaagccttcactcaaTCCCATCAtcttcacagacatgaaaaaaagcatactggagagaagccttatgaataTCAGTGTGGAAAACCCCTTGACACATCCAGTGAACCTCACATACATGGAAGTATTCATGCAGAAGAGAAGCCTAATGAAtaccaacaatgtggaaaagtctttttcttactttttctttcacAGACATGA